The Psychrobacillus sp. FSL K6-2836 nucleotide sequence CTGGAGGGTTGCTTTAATAATCACAGCATTACCAGCATTTTATGCAATTTATTTGAGGATAAAATTACCCGATTCCCCAAAATATACGGAGAAAAAATCGGAATCTAGAAGTATTATGCAAAACATGAGTGAAGTTTGGTCAAAGAAATACGCGAAGCGAACATTAATGTTATGGATTGTTTGGTTTACAGTTGTGTTTTCCTATTATGGAATGTTCTTATGGCTACCAAGTGTTATGGTCATTAAAGGATTCACCCTCATTAAAAGTTTTGAATATGTATTAATCATGACCATAGCTCAATTACCAGGTTATTTCTCAGCAGCATGGTTAATCGAGAAGGCGGGAAGGAAATTTGTGTTAGTCACCTATTTATTGGGAACTGCGGCAAGTGCATTCGTCTTTGGCTCTGCAGAGACAACAACATTATTGATGGTTTCAGGAATTCTTTTATCATTCTTTAACCTTGGGGCATGGGGAGCGTTATATGCTTATTCCCCAGAGCAATATCCAACAGTCATTCGAGCAACCGGTTCTGGTATGGCTGCCTCTGTTGGGCGTATAGGAGGGATTTTGGGACCATTGTTGGTTGGAACTCTCGTAATGCGAGGCTATGAAATCGGTTATATCTTCACCATTTTCTGTATTGCAATCGTTATTGGAGTATTAGCAGTATTGTTCCTAGGTACGGAAACAAAACAAGTAGAATTAGAATAGATGCAGGAGGCTGGGACATAATTAGTTTCAGTTTACGCAAAAAGAGAAATTGCACAGTGCGATTTCTCTTTTTACATTTTATTTTGAAAATATCCTACGAGACGTTATCCTCGTACCGCGTATTTTCTTAAATTTGTGGCCATGAATGCGACCCCAATTTCATTTTCAATCCACGACTTTCCACGAAATTGTACAAAACATTGGCGAAACAGTTCTTTCATATCTGGATGTACACGGAAACGGTTAATAGTGCGCCTCGTATGATGCTAAAACTGATTTTATGTGGGTACACACAATCCACTTTTTCAGGTCGTAAAATGGAGGATCTGATGAAAGATAGTATTCGCATGATGTGGCTAGCCCAAGGGTATGAGATGATACGATAGGCAACCTGTATGATGAATGAAAGGAGCGAAAGCTTCATTTGGAATACTTTCGACTAAATGGTGGATGGAAAAGGCAATATCATTTTTTTGTAATTTCACTTCTAAATCTAGCGGTAAAATGAGTTGATTCATGTTATAATTTTTAAACATAAGGACACTTCTTTCGTTTAGAATTTGGTAGTAGGATACTAAAATTTTAACAGAAGATGTCCTTTTTTGTTGCCTGAAATTATGTAGAGATTAACTGAATATAGAAGAAATATTAGTTGTGCGGAGTGAAGGCGGCGACTCCCAGGGGACAAGCGCGTGGGAGAGACTACAGGCTCGACCCGTGCCCCCAGGAAAGCGTCCGCCGTAACGGAGAACAACGGCTACGAAGTAGACATAAAAATAAAGCAGTTCAAATTTTACTCATCGTAAAATTTGAACTGCTTTTAATTTTGAGGTGGGTTTTGTCCGAGCCTCTTTTGTTTTGCCTGCAGGTGAAAACATAGTAAAATGGAATAATGGCTAAACTAATGGGGAACAAGAATTTCTAATGACCGCACCGATTAAAAAATACCGAACAACATAGGAGTATACCAACATGAATAACAAACAGCTGACCGCACAGCAAGTAATAGACTTAATTCCTACTAATGCAGATATTATTCTTCCACTTACAAATGGAGAACCACATAAACTGTTGGATATTTTAGAGGATCATGCTCATCAATTGAATAATGTAAGAGTCCATCAATTGCTTGCATTACAATCTAGGGAGTATATGAATGGCGCCTTTCCAGGACAGCTACATCATGTCTCTTATTTTTTAAGTGGGGCGACAAGAAAACAGTTTCATCAAGGATTGGTGGACTTAGTTCCAAATCATTTTCATGAAATGCCACGTATATTAAAAAGCTCTACAAATCTGTCGGTGATTATGGCTGTAGCTTCGCCAATGGACGAGTTTGGTTACTTTTCCTTGGGGACACAGGCAGATATAGTGAGTGAATTTATCGGTACAGTCCCGTTTATATTAGAGGTGAACCAACATATGCCTCGTACATTTGGTCAAAATCAAATCCATATTAGTCAAATTGCCGGATTTGTTGAAAATAATCGTCCTTTATTCGAGGATGTTGCAGTTCCTATTGGCGAGAAGGATATTAAAATAGCTGAGTATGTAACGGATACGATTAGAAATGGGGACTCTCTGCAAATTGGTATTGGCTCTATTCCAAATGCCGTAGTGAGCTTATTAAAAAGTCATCGTCATTTAGGCATTCATACTGAAATGTTCGTCGATGGAATTGTGGATTTAGTACAAGCAGGAGCTATTGATGGAACACAAAAGTTTACGAATAAAGGGAAAATCATTGCTACATTTGCCCATGGATCAAAGAAAATGTATGACTTCCTTGATAATAATCCCGCTGTGGAGTTTTTACCTGTAAGTATTGTGAATGATCCTCGAGAAATTGCCAAGGAAGAGCGTATTGTTTCGATTAATGCGACTACAGAGGTCGACTTATTTGGGCAATGTGCATCCGAAACGGTTGCCGGAAATTACTATTCTTCTACAGGAGGACAGGCAGACTTCGCTCGTGGTGTACGTTTTGCTAAAGAAGGGAAAGGGTTTGTATGTATGACTTCTACAGCTAAAAATGATGAAATATCTCGTATAAAGCTTAGTCTAAGTCCAGGATCAGTAGTAACGACATCTAAAAATGATGTGGATATGATTGTTACGGAGTACGGTGTAGCTAAAATGTTCGGAAAGCCAATTTCAGAACGTGCGAAACAACTTATATCGATTGCTCATCCTAAGTTTAGAGAAGAGTTAACATTCGAAGCGAAAAAAATGGGGTTTATTTAAAATGAAGCCAATTAACGCTAGTTTTTTTCAACAGCCAACTTTAGAACTTGCTCGCCAATTATTAGGAAATTATATTGTCCATGAGCATCCAAGTGGGCTACTTATTGGGAAAATCGTTGAAACTGAAGCGTATATGGGACCTGACGACCAAGCAGCACATAGTTTTGGGAATAGAAGGACAAAGCGGACTGAGGTTATGTTTGGAGAGCCAGGATTAATATACTCGTATCAAATGCATACCCATACGCTCATCAACGTCGTTGCGGCACCTTTGGACATTCCCAATGCGATATTAATACGTGCTGTGGAACCAATAGAGGGCTTAGAACTGATGAAGCAATTCCGTAACGACCTTCCGATGAAACAATGGACAAATGGCCCAGGAAAGCTAACAAAAGCTATGGCTATATCCATGGAACACTATGGATCACATTGGACAGATAAGCCCTTATATATGGCAGAAGGGGAGCGGGTAACCTCTGTATCCACTGGTCCAAGAATAGGTATTCAAAACAGTGGAGAGGCCGTCCATTACCCGTATAGATTCTGGGAAACAGATAATCCATTCGTATCGAAAATGAGATAACCAGAGATGACCTGGAAATAGGTCCTCTCTGGTTTTATTATGTAGCATAAGACTAGTTATTAAAAGTAAGGAGTTAACTTTCGAAAACTTAGATCAGTATTAAGTGATTGTTTTAAAACTCGTTTCCAAATTGTTTCTAAGAGTTGTAGAAGGACGACGGATAGACAAATGCCATAAGATTACCGAAAAAAAGCGATATTGGTTGTGAAGGAAGTCACAACCAATATCACTAAAAATTCGCTCGGTAATAATATAGCAAAATATCTGTCCAAAGCCCTTCGAAAACTATAGAAACAGGTTTAGAACTTATAGAACCAAGCATGTCTTTTGCCCGATTTTTCTTAGTATGTACGTACTTGTGAGATAAGCTGGATATAAGAAGGATTATTGATGGGTTCGATTAAAATCGGACCCATTGAACCGCTATAACTCAATCTTATTTCTTCTTCTTTAATCACTTTTAAAGCGTCCATTAAGAAACTTGCATCAAGTGAAATTTTTAAATCTGACTCGCCGGTGATTTCTTTAATAGGTTGTGTTTCTTCTATTATTCCTATCTCAGAGAAGAAAGAGGTAATTTTAAGGTCGTTTTTACTTTCCACTTCTATGTGTACGTTATTATTTCGCCACTCACTAGCAAAGAGGCAGGCTCGATCAATACCTCGTAAAAACTGTTTGGTGTTTAAAGTAATAATCGTTTTAGCCTCTTTTGGAAATAATCCCGATGTGTTAGGATAACTACCTTCAATAAGGCTTGAATACAGTGTTAGATTATCGGATTTAAATAATATATATTTATCCGAAAAATAAATAGTAATCATGTGAACTTCATTTTTAATTAACTTAGAAAGCTCACGTAAACTTGTTTCCGAGATAATAAACGATCCTTCAAAGTCGGATACTAATGAATACTTTCTTAATGCTAGACGTTGTGAATTTGTAGCAACAAATGAAAGCTCATTTTCTGATAAGGTTATATTTACTCCTGTTAGAACAGGTCTAGACATGTTGTTAGAAACAGCAAACATAGTTTGCTCCATGATTTCTAACAGCTTATTGCTTGGAATACTTATATGTTTTGATAAATCGATGTCCGGGAGAGTAGGATATTCTTCCGAACTAAAGCCATTTAAACGGATAATGATTTCTTCCGATTGTATAGTCACCAGTTGTTTCTCTTGCATTTTAATATGAATGTCACTGGGTAACTTTTTTATGATTTCACTTAAATGCTTTGCCGATAAAACAACGCTACCTGTTTCAATGACCTCCAAAACGCTATTGTCATTCAATGTTAGTGGAATAACCCTCTCAATAGCTATTACTGAGTTACTTCCACTTAGGATTAAATGATCGATATTAACTACTAACTTTATCCCAGATAAGACTGGTAAAAGAGTCTTCGTTGATACTCCTTTACTAACATCTAAAATTGCTTTGTTAAAACAATCCTTATTGATTTTAAACTCCAACATATTATTCACCCCATCAAAGTAACAATTCGACACTATAATACAAATTCCTTTTTACAAATAAAGAGACTTCCAAAAGTTGATATTTGGAAGTCTGTCTTGGAACATGTTAAACAGATTTAAATCTGTTTCCCCATATAGTATTCATCTACG carries:
- a CDS encoding MFS transporter, with product MKEQKKISKNKLLGIAGLAWMFDAMDVGILSFVIAALAVDWNLSPEQMGWIGSVNSIGMAVGALVFGVFADKVGRKKIFMITLLMFSIASGLSALTTTLAAFLLLRFFVGMGLGGELPVASTLVSESVEAKERGKVVVLLESFWAAGWIISAIIAYFIIPDYGWRVALIITALPAFYAIYLRIKLPDSPKYTEKKSESRSIMQNMSEVWSKKYAKRTLMLWIVWFTVVFSYYGMFLWLPSVMVIKGFTLIKSFEYVLIMTIAQLPGYFSAAWLIEKAGRKFVLVTYLLGTAASAFVFGSAETTTLLMVSGILLSFFNLGAWGALYAYSPEQYPTVIRATGSGMAASVGRIGGILGPLLVGTLVMRGYEIGYIFTIFCIAIVIGVLAVLFLGTETKQVELE
- a CDS encoding acetyl-CoA hydrolase/transferase family protein, translating into MNNKQLTAQQVIDLIPTNADIILPLTNGEPHKLLDILEDHAHQLNNVRVHQLLALQSREYMNGAFPGQLHHVSYFLSGATRKQFHQGLVDLVPNHFHEMPRILKSSTNLSVIMAVASPMDEFGYFSLGTQADIVSEFIGTVPFILEVNQHMPRTFGQNQIHISQIAGFVENNRPLFEDVAVPIGEKDIKIAEYVTDTIRNGDSLQIGIGSIPNAVVSLLKSHRHLGIHTEMFVDGIVDLVQAGAIDGTQKFTNKGKIIATFAHGSKKMYDFLDNNPAVEFLPVSIVNDPREIAKEERIVSINATTEVDLFGQCASETVAGNYYSSTGGQADFARGVRFAKEGKGFVCMTSTAKNDEISRIKLSLSPGSVVTTSKNDVDMIVTEYGVAKMFGKPISERAKQLISIAHPKFREELTFEAKKMGFI
- a CDS encoding DNA-3-methyladenine glycosylase: MKPINASFFQQPTLELARQLLGNYIVHEHPSGLLIGKIVETEAYMGPDDQAAHSFGNRRTKRTEVMFGEPGLIYSYQMHTHTLINVVAAPLDIPNAILIRAVEPIEGLELMKQFRNDLPMKQWTNGPGKLTKAMAISMEHYGSHWTDKPLYMAEGERVTSVSTGPRIGIQNSGEAVHYPYRFWETDNPFVSKMR
- the dnaN gene encoding DNA polymerase III subunit beta, with amino-acid sequence MLEFKINKDCFNKAILDVSKGVSTKTLLPVLSGIKLVVNIDHLILSGSNSVIAIERVIPLTLNDNSVLEVIETGSVVLSAKHLSEIIKKLPSDIHIKMQEKQLVTIQSEEIIIRLNGFSSEEYPTLPDIDLSKHISIPSNKLLEIMEQTMFAVSNNMSRPVLTGVNITLSENELSFVATNSQRLALRKYSLVSDFEGSFIISETSLRELSKLIKNEVHMITIYFSDKYILFKSDNLTLYSSLIEGSYPNTSGLFPKEAKTIITLNTKQFLRGIDRACLFASEWRNNNVHIEVESKNDLKITSFFSEIGIIEETQPIKEITGESDLKISLDASFLMDALKVIKEEEIRLSYSGSMGPILIEPINNPSYIQLISQVRTY